DNA from Brachyspira aalborgi:
TTAAGCGGTATTTTAAGTTTTTCAAAAAATGAAAATTATTTTATAAAAAATAAATCAAATTTTTTAATAGTAATTCTTTTTTCAATAGGAGCTTTGCTTGGAATGATTTTAGTTTCAAAACCTTTATCGGTAATAATAGAAAAATTTTTTACAATATCATGTTTCTTTTTTATGGGAGCGGCTTTGGGCGGTTTTAATGCAGTTTATAATAAAACAAAATCTTATAAATTTAATTATATGAGCGTATTTTATATAATATTAGGAGCGGCTATAGTATATTTAATATCTATTATACCCGAAGGTTTTTTTTATTCGGATAATAACAGAGGAAAAAGTTTAACTTATTTTATACTTATAGTAGCGGGTTTTATTTCGGCTATAGCTTTAATTTTGCCAGGAATAAGCGTTTCGTATATGTTTTTATTGCTTGGCATTTATCAAGAGACAATAAACTCAGTTCAAAATCTTTATATTCCTTATTTAATTCCTTTAGGTTTTGGTTTGATTTTAGGAATAATTTTAACTACAAAAATTTTGGAATATTGGATGTTGCATTATGTTAAATCTTCTTATTTGATTATATCGGGATTCGTTTTAGGTTCTATTATTCAAGTTTTTCCAGGTTTTCCTAAAAATATTATAGAATGGATATTATGCCCTTTGCTTTTTGTATCGGCTTATTTATTGGTAAGACTTTTGCAAAGATTTGACTCTGATACGATTAAGTGAAAAATAAATAAAATCTTCGTTATTTTTTGATAAGAAAAAAGTAATCGGAAATTTTGACTTTCTTCATAAATAAAAAAAGAGCCGTTATGAAACGAATCCTACTTTCTATTGCCATAGTATACATTATTTTGAATTTTTATTAAATTACTATATCAAGTATTTTATATTATTTTTATAAATTAGCAAATTAGTTTTTATATATTTTTTTATAATTTATAGAATTATTTTAATTATTTTGATTTTTAAGTAGTAAGCATTATATAAAGAATATATGTTAAAATAAATAGGGAAGTTATTCCTAATCCAAACATTATTAAATTAAAAATGCTTATATTATCAAAAAATTTAGCTATTAAATTAATTCTCTCATTCATAGAAATAACGGGAGGAGCGACATAAGTATCTTTTTCAGGATTAAACATTCTTAATTTAATTGGCTCTACCTCTTCGATTATAGCGCAGCATCTTTCGGATAATTTTATCGTAAGCGTTGTGCTTTCTTCTGTAACCGATTTTTCAATAATTTCTCCTGGAACTAAATATTTTGAATAAACATCTTTTTTGCCATGAGAATCCAAATATACCATATCCTCTTCAAACAAATTTGAATTTATACTAACTACAATTTTATCGCCTAATTTAACTTCGTTTATAGGTTTTCCATTTACGGGCGAAACAACTAAAGAAGCGTTTATTATTTCATATTTATCGGTAATCGATTCTTCAACTTCTTCGGCTATTTCGTATTCGGCATTTGAATAAAAATTATATTTATCAAAATCGACTCTTTTATTTTCTATATCGTCTTTAGTTTTTTCTATAAAAGTTTTGAAAGTTTCTAACGGATAAACTTTATAAACCACATCGTATATTCCGATATTAAAATCCATATATGAATTAAGAGTATCGGCAAACAAGTCTATAATTGGAATTATGTCTTTTTTAGACAAATAATTAACAATGCCGACTCTGTTTATTCTGTCTCTTAATATTTTATTTATATCGTCTTTTAATTTATCGCAAGGAATTATTAAATTTTTATTCGCTTCAATGGCGACTTCTATATGTCTGTATAATTCGGATAAATCTTTAACTTCGTTTAATAAGATAAAGAAATCATAATTATTTGAAACCATTATTTCGCTGTCAATTAATTTTAAGCTATCTTTATCTATAAAAAACATTAAATAAATATAACTGTCCGTATCGGGATATTCGGCGAGCAATCTAACGGCTATACATTCTTTATCTGCTGTTGTAACTTCTTCTTGAATCATTTAACTACCTAAAAATTAATGTTTTTAGAAATTATAACATAAAAACTATAATATTTAAATATAAAAAAGTTTAATTTAAAATTAATCTTATTATTAGTATCGTATAAAATATATTGAGAATTTAATTTATTATTAAATATTTTTTAATATTATTCTATTTACAAAAATTTATATTAGAATATAATTTTATAAAAAATCGGATTAAAATTATTTATGAAAAATGCAATATATTTTGTCATAGCTTTAATAATATCTATAATCGCATTATTAATTTTTGAGAATATAAATTTATCGTCTAAAGAAAATTATATAACTATTATGAATACAAATTATATATTAGTTAGAGATATAGCTCCGCCGCTTTATTTTATAGAAAATTGTTCTGAAAAAATTGAAGCGTTGAAAAAAATATTTAAAGAAAAACCGATAACGGCAAGATTAAAATATAAAGCTTCTTTAATATCTCATTTGGGCGAAGAAGAGATAATAATAAACGGAATAATTCCAAAAAACGATAAAGAAGTTTTTAATATTATAAATAACGAAACGATAGAAAAAATAAAAGACAAAAATTTTATAATAATAAACTCAAAAACGGCTTTAGCTTTAGATATTAATATTGGAGATAATATTATATTAAAACTAATAACAAAAGATGGATATTATAACGCCGAAGAATTTATTATTTTAGATATAGCGAAAAATTTAGATTATAATTTTGCCTTGATTGATATAAATAAACTTAATAATTTGGTTAATTTAAACAATTTAGCGAGCGAAATTTATATAAAAGATACAAAATTTAAAGAATCTTATAACGATATAATAACAAAAATTTTTGGAGAAGATTTAAAAATTTATTCAATGTCCGATTTTAAACAAAAAATAAAAACTAAAGAAAAAATTAATATAATAAAAATTTCTAAAAAAAATATTTCAGAAAATACTTTTTTATTTGAAGGCGGAATAAAAAATATTGACGAAATAATAAACGAAATTCAACTTTTAGATAAAAAAAGCGAAATTAAAAATATAATAAATTTTCCCGTAGGAATTGTAACAAAAACGGGAAGCGCTCAATCGAGAGTTTATAATACTTTACAAGATTTAAGCGATATATCTAATTTTATAATCGAAGGAAAAATTTACGAAAATAATAAAAATCAAATAATCGTAGGAAAAGATTTAGCAAATTATTTGAAATTAAAAAGCGGAGATGCCGTATCTTTAATGGCGCGAGGTTCGAGAGGTTGGCTTGAAACGGCTTATTTTACAATTTCTGGAATACACGAATTTAAAAATAAAAATTTTGATATATATGCCGATACAAAAACAATTTCTAATTTTATATATTTAAAAAGCGGAAATAAATCGCCTTATAATGAAAGCTTATTAATATTTTCTGAAAAATCTATTTACTCTGATTTAATGAAAAACGAAATTCTTAAAGATATGGATATTATAAAATTTGATAAAACGGAATAGATAATGAATATTTTAAATAAATTATTAAATAAATTTGGAAAAACTAAAATAATTATTTTTTTAATTATTATATTATTATTCGCTTTGTATATGTTTAAAACTTCAAGAGATTTGAAAGTTAGATATATTGATTTAGAATTTGAAGATTTGCCTAAAAGTTTTGACAATATAAAAGTCGCTTTGGCTTCCGATATTCATTCTGGGCTTTATGTTTCAACTTCGCATATAAAAAAAATGTCTTATATGATAATGACTAATAAACCCGATATTATACTTTTTGTAGGCGATTATATTTACAGCGCTCCAAGATGGTTTAGATATTATAATAAAAAAAATATTATCAAACTTAACGAAGGCATAAAAGATTTAAACGCTCCGCTTGGAAAATATGCCGTTATGGGAAATCATGATAATTATGAAAGCAAAATTGATATTTCAAATACTTTTTATTCAAATAATTTTAAAATGCTTGATAATAATATAATATTTATAACAAATGAAAATAAAGAATATATTTCAATAGGAGGAATTGGAGATTTTTTGACGGACGAAGTAAAATTTGATTTGGCTATAAAAAATGTTAAAACAAACGATTTTAATATTTTATTATCGCATGAGCCGATGTTTCCGCTAAAAATCGCTCAAAAAGAAGGATATAATAAATTTATAGATTTTTTTGTAGCGGGACATACGCATGGGCTTCAAATAAGTTTTGTTCCTATGTCTTTATTTGAAAGATTAAATAAAAATAGAAATTATCCTTTAACTACAATATATGGAAATATGAAAAGCGAAAATATGAAAATTTATATAACTTCGGGCGTTGGAGCGGTTTTACTTCCTTTTAGATTATTTGCATATCCCGAGATTGTTATAGTCAATTTGAGAAGTAAAAAATAATATTAAACATTATAAAATAAATCTAACATAATGATTTTGAAAATTTATCGAATAATATAAAAAGCTTTTCAAATTAATTTTCGCTATTTTCCATAAATATATTTGTATATTGTTAATGAATAGTTAATTAAAAATATCTTTACAAAAATTATGAATTTTATTATAATTAATTCGATATAATAATTATAAAATAAATGTTTAGGAGGCAAAGCGGATGACGGACAAGAAATTTTATATTACCACGCCGATATATTATCCTTCGGACTATTTGCATATAGGGCATTGTTATTGCACAATCGCCGCCGACACTATGGCAAGATATAAGAGAATAACGGGATACGATGTTTATTTTTTGACGGGAACGGATGAACATGGCGAAAAAATAGAAAGAAAAGCCGAAGCTGCAAAAACTACTCCTAAAGCTTATGTCGATAATATAGTTCAAGCGACAAAAGAATTATGGAAGAGACTTCATATTGATTATACTCATTATATAAGAACGACAGACGATTATCATGAAAGAAGAGTGCAGAAAATTTTTCAAAAATTATACGATAAAAATTTTATATATAAAGGATTGTATAAAGGTTTATATTGCGTAAGCGATGAAGCGTTTTTTACCGATAGTCAGGTTATAAAAAAAGAAGATGGAAAATGTTATTGTCCCGATTGCGAAAAAGAATTAGAATATAAAGAAGAAGAATGTTATTATTTAAAATTATCCGATTATGGACAATGGTTAATCGATTATTATAAAGAGCATCCCGAATTTTTAGGACCAAAAGAGAGAATGAACGAAATGCTTAATAACTTTCTTTTGCCAGGTTTGGAAGATTTGGCTGTCACGCGTAAAGGCTTAAAATGGGGAATTCCATGTCCAATAAATAAAGAGCATAGCATTTATGTTTGGATAGACGCTTTAAGTAATTATATAACCGCTTTAGGATATCCCGAAGAAGAAGACGATTTATTTAAAAAATATTGGGCATGCGATGTTCATTTTGTCGGCAAAGAAATTGTTAGATTTCATTCTATAATTTGGCCAATAATGCTAAAAATGCTCGACATTCCTCTGCCAAAAAAAGTTTTCGGACATGGCTGGATATTATTTGACGATGGGAAAAAAATGAGCAAAAGCAGAGGAAATGTAGTTGAGCCGAATAGTTTGATTGACAAATACGGAGTCGATTCTTTAAGATATTTTTTAATGCGCGAAATTACTTTTGGAATAGACGGATATTATTCTCAAGAATTGCTTTTAAAAAGAATAAATAGCGATTTGGCAAACGATTACGGAAATTTATGGCATAGAATAACCACAATGCTTGAAAAATATTTTAACGGAATTTTGCCAGAAGAAGTCGAAAGCGTTTACGGAGAGAGAGAGAGAGAATTAAAAAAAGCGGTTTTGACTTTGGATGCAAATGTAGAATCCGCATTAGACGATTTTAAATTTAACGAAGCGCTTTCTTATATTTGGGAAGTTATAAGAATGACTAATAAATATGTCGAAGAGAGCGCGCCATGGAATTTAGCAAAAGACGAAACTAAAAAAGATTATTTGGCAAATGTAATGTATATATCTTTTCAAAGTTATTATATTATAACGGCTTATTTGCAAATATTTTTTGTGGAAACTCCAAAAAAAGTATTTAATAGATTGGGACTTGGCGACAATGTGCCTTTGGAAGACGCTAAAAAATGGGGTTCTTTAAATGCTGGAATAAAAATAGAAAGAGGAGAGGCTTTATTTAAAAGATACGACATAGAAGAAGAAATAGGAATAAAAACTAAAGAAAATAAAAAAGAAGTAAATCCGCCAAAAGACGAAAAACATAAACCGAATATAGAAAAAGAAGAATTTGAAAAGTTGGAATTATTAACCGCTAAAATACTTTTTGCAGAAAAGGTTGAAAACGCCGATAAACTTATTAAATTTGTCGTAGATATAGGAGAAGGCGAGCAAAGAGTAGTCGTTTCTTCTATAGCCGAATATTATAAAGCGGAAGATATGGTTGGAAAAACCGTTCTTTATTTGGCTAATTTGAAACCTAAAAAATTTAGAGGAATAATGTCTCATGGCATGCTTCTACTTGCGGACAATGGAGAGACTTTGTCGATTATGAAAGCGGAAAAAGATTTTGAAGCGGGTTGCGAAGTAAAATAAATTAATAAATTAAATTAAAAGTAAATTAATTAAATAAAAATTATAATAAAAAATAAAAATGAAAAATAGCAAATTCAAAAATAAATTTCAAAATCAATTTAATGAAAGTAAACTCAGAAAAAAATTAAGAAAAAATAAAATGTCTAAAAAACAAAAAGAGATATTAAAAAAAATGTTTATCTCTCTTTTTGGTTTAATTATTATATGCATTTCCGTTGTATTGATAAGCAAGGCTAAAGTTTTGAGAGTCGAATTGAGAGGATTAAATTTTTTAAATCCGATAGATATAATTGAAGAAGCGGAACTTTCAAAATATAATAAAAAAAGTTTTTTTAATATTCCTAAAAAAGAAATAAAAAAAGAAATTGAAAAAAATATAAGGCTTGAAGTTGAAAATATAAAATTGTCTTATCCCGATTTGCTTATAATAAACTTAAAAGAAAGAGAAACTTTATTTTTATTAGAATCCGATAAGGGAATATACGAAATTACGGACGAAGGCTATATTATAAAAAACGATATTATTTATAATTACGATGTTCCTTATATTACGGGTTTAATCGTAAATCCTACAAATACAAAAATTGAAAACGAATATACTCAATATTTGGCTTCCGTTATTTACGAAGTGAAAAAAAATAATAAAGACATATATAATATAATATCGGAGATAAACGCTTTCGGAAAAGATTTAATACTTTATCCAAGAGGTTATCCTGTTCAAATTATTTTAGAAAAATATGTTAAAGCTTCAAAGTTTGTGGAACTTGCGGGAATATTGAAAACCGTTCAAGGACAGGCAAGCAAAACTTATAGAATAGATTTTAGATTTAACGAAGCGATAACGGTTAATTAAATTTATTATTTATATTTTATCTTTATTTCTGCCATTTATCAGGATTTTTATTCCATTCTATCGCTATTTTAAAATCTTCCTCGCTTATAAATTTTTTATCTTTGGCAATTTTCATTAAAGTTGAAAAATTAGAGAGTGAAGAGAATTTTATTTTTGCATCTTCAAAATTTTTATTTGCCTTTTCAAATTCATAAGAGAATATAGATATTATTTCAAGTCCAATAGCTCCATCTTCTTTGGAGGCTTCAAAAGCTTTAATAGAACTTGAACCTGTTGAAATTAAATCTTCTATCAATATTAATTTTTTATCTTTGCATTCCGCTCCTTCAATTTGTTTGCCTTTTCCATGCTCTTTTTTTTCGGCTCTTATATAACATAATGGTTTATTTAATTCGTAAGATATAAAAGAAGCCCAAGGAATTCCCGCCGTTGCCGTTCCGCCGACTATGTCAAAATCTTTATTTTTTAAAATATCTACAAAAGCGTCAACTATGATTTTTCTGTATTTTGGAAAACCGATTATATATCTATTGTCGCAATAAATCGGGCTTTTTATTCCCGACACAAAAGTAAAAGGATTTTTAATATTTAATTGAACGGCGTTAGTTTCAAGCAAGGCTTCCGCTATTAATACCGATTTTAAATTTTTATTATTTTCAATTCCTTCGGCTATTTCTTCTATAATCATTTTGCAAGCTTTAACTCTGTCATCGCTTCTTGTTATAGGTCTGCCAACAACAATATAATCGCATCCGTTTTCAATGGCTTCTTTCGGCGTCATCGTTCTTTCTTGGTCGTTAATATCAGCCCATTTTGGACGAACTCCAGGACAAACCGTTATAAAATTTTCTCCGCATTCTTTTTTTATAATATTCGCTTCTTTTGGCGAGCATACAACTCCGTCTAATCCCGCTTCTTTTCCTAATTTTGCCCAATTTACTGCAAGGTCTTTAAGAGCTAAATTTGAACTAAACATATTTTTTATATCGTTTTCGGATAGACTCGTTAAAACTGTAACTCCGATTATTAAATTATTTTTATTGATTTTTTTAATCTCTTCGACTGTTTTCTCCATCATTCTTTTACCGCCGCTTGTGTGAACATTAAACATAAAAATATTTTGTTTCGCGGCAAATAAAGAAGCCATAGCGGTTGTGTTCGGTATATCATGAAATTTCAAATCTAAAAAAACTTTTTTATTTTTGCTTGCCAAATATTCTATTATCTCTCCTTTAGTGTATAAAAAGAGTTCTAATCCGACTTTATAAAATATCGCCTCTTCACCAAGTTCGTCTATAAGTTTTGTAGCTTCGTTCATAGAATTAAAATCTAAAGCTATAATTAATTTTTCTTTCGGATTATTTATAAATTGATTTCTATCTTTCATAAAATTAACTCTCCTTATCTCATTTATGCGCTATTCCTATTAAATCTTTTATATTATCTATATTATTTTCTTTAAGATAATTTTCAATTCCGTTTATAACTTCTATTGGAAGAATCGGATTTGAAAATATTCCAGAACCGATTGAAATTAAAGAAGCTCCCGCCATTATAAACTCCAAACCGTCATTAAAATTTTCTATTCCGCCCATTCCGATTATTGGAATTTTCACCGCTTTAAAAACTTGATAAACCATTCTAACCGCTATAGGTTTTATGCATCCTCCCGATAATCCTCCGAATATATTTCCGAGTAAAGGCTTTTTTGTTTTTGTATCGATTTTCATTGCTAAAAAAGTGTTTACCAAAGAAACGGCATCTGCTCCAGCGCTTTCAACCGATTTTGCAATTTCCGTTATATCGGTAACATTCGGCGAGAGTTTTACTATAAGAGGTTTTTTAGTTAAAACTTTTTTTACGGATTTTGTTAGATTTTCTGCAGTTTTGCAATTTATTCCAAAAGCCATTACGCCGTTTTTTACATTTGGGCAGGATATATTTAATTCTATAAAATCGACTCTCTCTATTTCGTTTGCAATTTCCGAAATTTTTATATATTCTTCTTCGCTCTCTCCGTTTATATTAAGAATTATTGGAGCTTTATATTTTATATTTTTAATTATATTATCTCTAAAATATTCTATTCCTGGATTTTCCAAACCTATGCAATTAATCATGCCCGAAGGAGTTTCGGCTATTCTTATTCCTTTGTTTCCTTCTCTTTTATTTAAAGTTATTCCTTTTAAGTTCACAGCTCCGAGTTTATCGACATTGAAATAATTATTATATTCTTCTCCGTAGCCAAAACATCCCGAAGAGGTTATAACGGGATTTTTTAATTCTTTTCCTAAAAAATTGATTCTTAATTTTGACATAATTTTAATTCTATACCATTAAATATTTTGCATCAAATACGGGACCGTCATGGCAAACTTTTTTTAATATATATTTATTTTTTTTTGTATTTTTAGTATTTTCATTTTTCAATATTTCTACATTGCATCCTAAACATGCATTTACTCCGCAAGCCATTCTTCTTTCTAAAGAAGCAAAACATTTTATATTATTTTCTAAAGACAATTTTATTATTCCTTTCATCATAATCTCGGGACCGCAAGTATAAATTAAATCGAATTTATTTTCTTTTAATAATTCTTTTGTTTTTTCTACGCAATTACATTTATCGCCTACAGAACCGTCATCTGTAGTTATATAAAGTTTAATATTATTAATATCGAATCTCTCGATTATTTTTATTGCGCTTTCATTAGCTCCGCCGAAAATAAGAGAGATATTGTTTTTATTTTTAATCAAATTATTTATTAAAAGTTTAAAAGGCGCTATTCCCATTCCGCCCGCCACTAAAAGCAAATTTTTATTATTTATATTAGTTTCAAATCCGTTGCCTAAAGCTCCTTGAATATTTATAGAATCGGACTTTTTTAAATTAGATAAATATTTTGTTCCATTTCCTTTGACTTGATAATAAAACTCTAAAATATTTTTATCTGCATAATGAACGCTTATCGGTCTTCTCAAATATGAATCGCATTTAAGCATAAAGAATTGTCCAGCTTTTACGCATTTAAATGATTTTTCGGATTTTACTTTTAATAAAAATTTATCTGCCGATATTTTTACATTTTCTATTATTTCGCATTCTTCTAAAAACATAAAAAACCTTAACTATACAAATAAATTTATTAAATCCGTTAAAGTATAACATATATTTTATATAATTTAAAGCCTAATTAAATAAAATATAAAAAAACATTTGCTTTTATTCTTAAATAAATTATAATCTAAATTAAAAACAAAAAAGGATTTTCTATGGCAAAAGAATCTTATAAAGAAAGAATGGAAAAAACCATTAATAGCTTACAAAACGATTTGAAAGGAATAAGAACGGGAAGAGCAAACGCTTCAATATTGGACGGCATAAAAGTTGAAGCTTACGGAAGCAATATGCCTTTGAAACAAGTCGGCAATGTGACAACGCCCGATGCAAAAACGATAATGATTCAACCTTTCGATAAAGCTTTGATTGGCGATATAGAAAAAGCTATATTAAAATCGGATTTAGGATTTAATCCTTTCAATGAATCGGGAAATATTAGAATAGTAGTTCCAGAGCTTACTAAAGAAAGAAGAGAAGAATTAAAAAAAGGCGTTAGACATAGAGGAGAAGAGGCAAAAATATCGATTAGAAATATAAGAAGAGACGAAAACGATAAAATAAAAAAAGAATTAAAAGATAAAACTATAACCGAAGACGAATCAAAGAATCAAGAGAAGAAAATACAAACCGATACAGATTCCTATATAAAAAAAGTAGACGAATTGATTGGCTCTAAAGAAAAAGAATTAGATACTATATGATAAACGATAATATTCCAAAGCATGTGGCTATAATAATGGACGGAAACGGAAGATGGGCAAAGGCTCATAATAAAAGCAGAAGTTATGGGCATAGAAGCGGAAGCGAAAATGTAATTAAAATAGTCGAGGCATGCTGCGAACTAAATATTAAGTATTTAACTTTATACGCTTTTTCAACGGAAAATTGGAGGCGTCCAGAAGAAGAAAAAAAAGCGCTTTTCAAATTATTAAAAGAATTCTATAAAAAAGAAATTAAAAGATTAATATCGAATAATATTTTGGTTAAACATATTGGAGATATTGAAGCTTTTCCTAAAGATACCGTAAAAACTATTAAAGAAACGGAAAGCGAAACCGCGGAAAAATGCAAAAATCCCATATTGACGGTTATTTTGGCTTTAAATTACGGATTTAGAGATGAAATGAAAAACGCCGTAAAAAATATATGCAAAGATATAAAAAACGAAATTATAAATATAGACGATATTGACGAAACTCTAATATCAAACTATTTATATACGAAAAATATTCCCGACCCAGATTTTATTATAAGAACTTCGGGAGAGAATAGATTGAGTAATTTTTTAATGTATCAAGCGTCTTATAGCGAATTATATTTTACAAACATATTGTGGCCCGATTTTTCAAAAGAAGATTTTAAAATTTCTATAAACGAATATTCAAATAGAATCAGAAGATTCGGAGGACTTTAAAATATGAGAAAAAGGCTTATATCGGTTATTCT
Protein-coding regions in this window:
- a CDS encoding cell division protein FtsQ/DivIB; the protein is MKNSKFKNKFQNQFNESKLRKKLRKNKMSKKQKEILKKMFISLFGLIIICISVVLISKAKVLRVELRGLNFLNPIDIIEEAELSKYNKKSFFNIPKKEIKKEIEKNIRLEVENIKLSYPDLLIINLKERETLFLLESDKGIYEITDEGYIIKNDIIYNYDVPYITGLIVNPTNTKIENEYTQYLASVIYEVKKNNKDIYNIISEINAFGKDLILYPRGYPVQIILEKYVKASKFVELAGILKTVQGQASKTYRIDFRFNEAITVN
- a CDS encoding metallophosphoesterase, whose translation is MNILNKLLNKFGKTKIIIFLIIILLFALYMFKTSRDLKVRYIDLEFEDLPKSFDNIKVALASDIHSGLYVSTSHIKKMSYMIMTNKPDIILFVGDYIYSAPRWFRYYNKKNIIKLNEGIKDLNAPLGKYAVMGNHDNYESKIDISNTFYSNNFKMLDNNIIFITNENKEYISIGGIGDFLTDEVKFDLAIKNVKTNDFNILLSHEPMFPLKIAQKEGYNKFIDFFVAGHTHGLQISFVPMSLFERLNKNRNYPLTTIYGNMKSENMKIYITSGVGAVLLPFRLFAYPEIVIVNLRSKK
- the metG gene encoding methionine--tRNA ligase, translating into MTDKKFYITTPIYYPSDYLHIGHCYCTIAADTMARYKRITGYDVYFLTGTDEHGEKIERKAEAAKTTPKAYVDNIVQATKELWKRLHIDYTHYIRTTDDYHERRVQKIFQKLYDKNFIYKGLYKGLYCVSDEAFFTDSQVIKKEDGKCYCPDCEKELEYKEEECYYLKLSDYGQWLIDYYKEHPEFLGPKERMNEMLNNFLLPGLEDLAVTRKGLKWGIPCPINKEHSIYVWIDALSNYITALGYPEEEDDLFKKYWACDVHFVGKEIVRFHSIIWPIMLKMLDIPLPKKVFGHGWILFDDGKKMSKSRGNVVEPNSLIDKYGVDSLRYFLMREITFGIDGYYSQELLLKRINSDLANDYGNLWHRITTMLEKYFNGILPEEVESVYGERERELKKAVLTLDANVESALDDFKFNEALSYIWEVIRMTNKYVEESAPWNLAKDETKKDYLANVMYISFQSYYIITAYLQIFFVETPKKVFNRLGLGDNVPLEDAKKWGSLNAGIKIERGEALFKRYDIEEEIGIKTKENKKEVNPPKDEKHKPNIEKEEFEKLELLTAKILFAEKVENADKLIKFVVDIGEGEQRVVVSSIAEYYKAEDMVGKTVLYLANLKPKKFRGIMSHGMLLLADNGETLSIMKAEKDFEAGCEVK
- a CDS encoding DUF368 domain-containing protein, which gives rise to MNVIKGFIVGASMLVPGFSGGTMAMILGIYDKLIASLSGILSFSKNENYFIKNKSNFLIVILFSIGALLGMILVSKPLSVIIEKFFTISCFFFMGAALGGFNAVYNKTKSYKFNYMSVFYIILGAAIVYLISIIPEGFFYSDNNRGKSLTYFILIVAGFISAIALILPGISVSYMFLLLGIYQETINSVQNLYIPYLIPLGFGLILGIILTTKILEYWMLHYVKSSYLIISGFVLGSIIQVFPGFPKNIIEWILCPLLFVSAYLLVRLLQRFDSDTIK
- the pyrF gene encoding orotidine-5'-phosphate decarboxylase, yielding MKDRNQFINNPKEKLIIALDFNSMNEATKLIDELGEEAIFYKVGLELFLYTKGEIIEYLASKNKKVFLDLKFHDIPNTTAMASLFAAKQNIFMFNVHTSGGKRMMEKTVEEIKKINKNNLIIGVTVLTSLSENDIKNMFSSNLALKDLAVNWAKLGKEAGLDGVVCSPKEANIIKKECGENFITVCPGVRPKWADINDQERTMTPKEAIENGCDYIVVGRPITRSDDRVKACKMIIEEIAEGIENNKNLKSVLIAEALLETNAVQLNIKNPFTFVSGIKSPIYCDNRYIIGFPKYRKIIVDAFVDILKNKDFDIVGGTATAGIPWASFISYELNKPLCYIRAEKKEHGKGKQIEGAECKDKKLILIEDLISTGSSSIKAFEASKEDGAIGLEIISIFSYEFEKANKNFEDAKIKFSSLSNFSTLMKIAKDKKFISEEDFKIAIEWNKNPDKWQK
- a CDS encoding dihydroorotate dehydrogenase electron transfer subunit, with translation MFLEECEIIENVKISADKFLLKVKSEKSFKCVKAGQFFMLKCDSYLRRPISVHYADKNILEFYYQVKGNGTKYLSNLKKSDSINIQGALGNGFETNINNKNLLLVAGGMGIAPFKLLINNLIKNKNNISLIFGGANESAIKIIERFDINNIKLYITTDDGSVGDKCNCVEKTKELLKENKFDLIYTCGPEIMMKGIIKLSLENNIKCFASLERRMACGVNACLGCNVEILKNENTKNTKKNKYILKKVCHDGPVFDAKYLMV
- a CDS encoding dihydroorotate dehydrogenase gives rise to the protein MSKLRINFLGKELKNPVITSSGCFGYGEEYNNYFNVDKLGAVNLKGITLNKREGNKGIRIAETPSGMINCIGLENPGIEYFRDNIIKNIKYKAPIILNINGESEEEYIKISEIANEIERVDFIELNISCPNVKNGVMAFGINCKTAENLTKSVKKVLTKKPLIVKLSPNVTDITEIAKSVESAGADAVSLVNTFLAMKIDTKTKKPLLGNIFGGLSGGCIKPIAVRMVYQVFKAVKIPIIGMGGIENFNDGLEFIMAGASLISIGSGIFSNPILPIEVINGIENYLKENNIDNIKDLIGIAHK
- the frr gene encoding ribosome recycling factor, translated to MAKESYKERMEKTINSLQNDLKGIRTGRANASILDGIKVEAYGSNMPLKQVGNVTTPDAKTIMIQPFDKALIGDIEKAILKSDLGFNPFNESGNIRIVVPELTKERREELKKGVRHRGEEAKISIRNIRRDENDKIKKELKDKTITEDESKNQEKKIQTDTDSYIKKVDELIGSKEKELDTI
- a CDS encoding isoprenyl transferase, coding for MINDNIPKHVAIIMDGNGRWAKAHNKSRSYGHRSGSENVIKIVEACCELNIKYLTLYAFSTENWRRPEEEKKALFKLLKEFYKKEIKRLISNNILVKHIGDIEAFPKDTVKTIKETESETAEKCKNPILTVILALNYGFRDEMKNAVKNICKDIKNEIINIDDIDETLISNYLYTKNIPDPDFIIRTSGENRLSNFLMYQASYSELYFTNILWPDFSKEDFKISINEYSNRIRRFGGL